The DNA window CTGATTCCGGCGTCCCGGAAAACGATGCACACGTCTACGCAGAAGGTGTGCGCCGCGGGGGGACGCTGGTAACTGCCAAGGTGCCCGACGAGCTTTCGGTGGAGGCGGAGCAGATCCTGGGCCAAGCCAACGCGGTCAATCTTAGTGAGCGCCGCAGTCTCTACGAGGCCGACGGTTGGACCGGCTTCGATGCCGGCGCAGGCGACTACACCAGCGACGAGGTCGACCGCGACCGCGCGCGCGCCGCCAGCCGAATTTGAACAACGAGCCCCCGCTGCCGCAAGGTGGCGGGGCCTCTGCATGAAGAGACAATAAGAAAACATCTTTCTTGGCTGTCAAATGACCACAGAGGCAGCCGCCTCGCCAGGGAACGAATAGTTGTTCTGCGAATTGTTGGCGGACGTTGTCTGATTGCGGGAGGGTAAATGGGTCGTGGCATCTTGCTTTGGCTGCTCGGAATTCCGATTCCGATTATCATTCTCATTATGCTTTTCGCTCGATAGGGTGTCAGCACCGCTGAGCTGAGGACGTGCGCAATTGGCTGATGCAAGGCGCCTTAGAGTGCTCGTTGTAGAGGACGAAGCGCTCGTCGCCATGCTCATCGAGGACATGTTGTTGGAGTTGGGATACGAGGTGCTTGGGCCTGCAATGCGACTTGGCCCGGCTCTCGAGATGGCACGAGACGAAATTTTTGATCTCGCTGTTTTGGACGTCAATTTGGCGAATGAGCAATCCTTTCCAGTAGCCCAGTTGCTCCAGGAGCGAGGCATTCCCTTCGTTTTCGCGACTGGCTATGGCTTGCGGGGGGCTGGACGAGCGCTTCCAGGAAGTCATGACGCTTCAAAAGCCCTTCGAATCGCATCAACTCGCGGACGCAATTTCAGTCGTGCTAGCCTTGGAATAGGCGATTAGCCTGAGTGAGGTTTGTAGTCGCGCACAAAACAGTGGGGACTAAAATTGCCTCGTCTGTCCGCTCGATTGTATTTGCTGGGCCTGATAACCGCGGCGGTCGTGCCTGTATGGCTCTTTGCCGCCTATCTCCTAGCCCAATATGCTTTCAACGAACGGGCACGGTTCGAGAGCGAGGCCCGGCAGGTTGCACGTCAGGTGTCATTGGTGGTCGAAGGCGAAATCACCAACCTGGCTACAGTCGTTGAAGGTCTGTCCAAATCCACGGCTGTGGCTGGCGGCGACCTGATGGCGTTTCAGAAGGAAGCGGCGCGCTTGGTGCAAGGGACGCGCCGCGTCATCGTGCTTCGTGATCTGGGTCGTCATCAACTGATCAACACCCAGATGCCCTACGGCGCCGAGCTGCCCCCCGCCTCTCCGCTATCGACATCGGATCTCGCGAAGCTCAAGTCCAGTCAACCGATCGTCAGCGGCGTCTATGCCGTCTCCGGCGAAGTTCGGATTGATGTCGCAATCCCGGTGCATGGCCCAAAAGGCGAGGATTGGCTTCTCGCCATCTCCGTTCCCACCAGCCATATTCGCGACGTCATGATGCCGGCTGTGCCTGAAGGTTGGACGATTGGCGTTGGTGATCGCGACGGTGCCTATGTGGCGCGCTCTACGCGCCACGAGGAGATGACCGGTAAGCCGGGGTTGCCAGAGTATCTGGAGAAGATAGCGGGCCGCTCCGGCACTTTTACCTCCCGCAATTTCCAGGGCATGACCCTGCTCGCCGGCTACTACCGCTCCGGCGCGTCCAATTGGTTCTACACAGCAAACGTGCCACTGTCGGTCGTCCAGGCACCTCTTTGGCGCTCTCTAGCCGCGATCGCTGCCCTCGCCCTTGTGGCGATGTTGATCTCTTCCGCACTTGCCTACGTGGTCGGAAAGGGGTTCGCGAAGGCGGCCCGCGATCTGGCGAACCGCGCTGATGCTTTGGGGCAAGGGCGACCCGTCACGGCCATGTCGACCGCGATCTCCGAGTTTGCGGTGATCGCTGACGCGCTTCTCGCTGCTGAACGCGCGCTTGCCGAACGCGAGTTCGAACTGGAAGCCGTCCTGGAGACAGCCCCTGCGGCGGTCTGGTTCACATATGATCCGCAAGCACGCCGAGTGATCCGCAATCGCTTTGCGGCCGAGCTCATGGGATTGCCTACCGACACGCGCAAATCTTTCGGCACCCCCGACCTGGTCATAGACACGATCGCTTTGCAGGGTGGGCACACCGTGAGCCGCGAAGATCGACCGCTTAGCAGAGCGATGCGGGGCGAGCAGACCGACAACCAGGAATTCGCCTACATCCTTCCGAATGGCGTTCAGCGCACGCTTCTGTCGAGTGCGCGTCCAATCCGAGGCACCTCCGGCAAGGTCATAGGAGCGGTGCAGGTCAGCCTCGACATCAGCGAGCGCAAGCGTGGTGAAGAGCAGCGCAAGCTCCTCGTCAACGAGCTCAACCATCGGGTCAAAAACACCTTGGCAGTCGTGCAGTCGATCGCGAGCCAGACCCTGCGCAATGCGACGAGTTTGCCTGAGGCGGGGCGCGCGCTTGCAAGCAGGCTCGTCTCGCTCGCCAAGGCGCACGATATCCTGACGCAAGAGAACTGGAGCGGCGCCGACCTTAGGGATGTCGTCACGACGGCCCTTTCACTGCATGCAGATGCAGACCGGTTCCAACTCTCAGGAGACTCGGTGTGGCTTTCCCCCACGCTGGCGCTGTCGCTGTCATTGGGTTTCCACGAACTGACTACCAACGCAATCAAATACGGGGCTCTTTCGGGCAAAGACGGAACCGTCTCGATATGCTGGACCGTAAGCGGGCAAGCCGGGCGAAGGCGTGTTCGAATAGAATGGCGCGAGCTGGACGGTCCGCCGGTTCCAGCTTTTAAGCGGAAGGGGTTCGGTACACGAATGCTTGAAAGGCTTCTTGGGCCATCGTCTGCAGGGAACGTCACCATCACGTTCGACCCGACCGGGCTGGTGTGCGTTTTTGACATTGACCTTGAAGAACCTAGAGGGACGGCCGCTGCCTCCTGAGTTCGGGGCGAAAATGTCCCCGTTTCGGAGGATCGAGTGCCAGCGGTGCGCCCCTAGATCTAGCGCCGAGGCATGCGCAGTGCCGCTTCTGGTCGCGGCCTTTGAGCCCCCAGGCACAACCGGAGGAGCAGCGAGGTTTTGTCAGCAGACAATGCGATCGGGTCGCAGACCACCTCCACGAGCCGCAGCGCCGGTGTTATGGTGTGCCGGCAGTCGTCAACCGGCAAGGATATGAGGGGCATGGCCGCAGTCACCCGCCGTAC is part of the Mesorhizobium loti genome and encodes:
- a CDS encoding response regulator — its product is MADARRLRVLVVEDEALVAMLIEDMLLELGYEVLGPAMRLGPALEMARDEIFDLAVLDVNLANEQSFPVAQLLQERGIPFVFATGYGLRGAGRALPGSHDASKALRIASTRGRNFSRASLGIGD
- a CDS encoding PAS domain-containing protein, which produces MYLLGLITAAVVPVWLFAAYLLAQYAFNERARFESEARQVARQVSLVVEGEITNLATVVEGLSKSTAVAGGDLMAFQKEAARLVQGTRRVIVLRDLGRHQLINTQMPYGAELPPASPLSTSDLAKLKSSQPIVSGVYAVSGEVRIDVAIPVHGPKGEDWLLAISVPTSHIRDVMMPAVPEGWTIGVGDRDGAYVARSTRHEEMTGKPGLPEYLEKIAGRSGTFTSRNFQGMTLLAGYYRSGASNWFYTANVPLSVVQAPLWRSLAAIAALALVAMLISSALAYVVGKGFAKAARDLANRADALGQGRPVTAMSTAISEFAVIADALLAAERALAEREFELEAVLETAPAAVWFTYDPQARRVIRNRFAAELMGLPTDTRKSFGTPDLVIDTIALQGGHTVSREDRPLSRAMRGEQTDNQEFAYILPNGVQRTLLSSARPIRGTSGKVIGAVQVSLDISERKRGEEQRKLLVNELNHRVKNTLAVVQSIASQTLRNATSLPEAGRALASRLVSLAKAHDILTQENWSGADLRDVVTTALSLHADADRFQLSGDSVWLSPTLALSLSLGFHELTTNAIKYGALSGKDGTVSICWTVSGQAGRRRVRIEWRELDGPPVPAFKRKGFGTRMLERLLGPSSAGNVTITFDPTGLVCVFDIDLEEPRGTAAAS